AATTCAAGGAGAACCTATTTATGCTACTGAAAATACTACCACTGTGATGAATCCTTTATTAATTGCTGAAGTTTCATCTAAATCAACTAGTAATTATGACCAAAGTGATAAATTCATGTATTATCGTTCTATACCTGAATTTAAAGAATATATTTTAATCAATCAATATCAATATCATGTCATGCAATATGTGAAAACAAATGATGGTAAATGGATATTCACAGAGTTAGAATCGGAATCAGACATTTTAACATTACAAACTATAGATTTTCAGATTGCTTTAAGTGAAATATATGAACAGGTAAATTTTACCCAAAGCAATGAAAATCAAGAATAATCATAATGTATCTTTGATATCCTGTATTTGCTGTTACACTGATTTGCCGGGAAAAACTATTAAATATAGAATTTTGCATATGGTATTGCTGAATTGAGGTATGAAATTCCCAAGAGACTTCCAAGAAATAAATTATCCTAAGAAACGAACCACAGAGGCACAGAGTACACAGAGAGAGAATTTCTGCATCAGTTTTGGGACATTTTTTTATTTGGAAGTCTCCAAATTGAACCTTTAAAACTTTTACCTTTACGTCTTTGCGCCTTGACGTGAGACTAAAATTCATACCCTTAATTAGCAACGCCGAATTTTGGGCTTTGGTGAATGAAGGTATGATTTTCTCTCACGCAGAGGCGCAGAGTCCCGGAGAGTAAGAGTTTGAGAAATAGAATGTTTGATTTTCATACCTCAATTCAGCCACGTCCATAAGATATATAATAGCCGATTTTTATGTCGAAATATTAAGGAATATTGTATTTATATCAAAACCTGGAGCTACAAAGGAAATTCAGCCAAAAGTCCGTGATAGGATACTTTGGGAAAATATTCATAATTAGGAGAAAACCTTTGACAC
The DNA window shown above is from Anabaena sp. WA102 and carries:
- a CDS encoding Uma2 family endonuclease: MQTQTRYYTPEEYLELEEQAEYKSEYRDGEIIAMTGGTTNHNKIALNFAASLKYGLRKKNYDVYIGDVRLWIPRYRQHTYPDVMIIQGEPIYATENTTTVMNPLLIAEVSSKSTSNYDQSDKFMYYRSIPEFKEYILINQYQYHVMQYVKTNDGKWIFTELESESDILTLQTIDFQIALSEIYEQVNFTQSNENQE